Part of the Procambarus clarkii isolate CNS0578487 chromosome 20, FALCON_Pclarkii_2.0, whole genome shotgun sequence genome, ggcctgaaattttttgttctttgtgattgtgagacaggatacgtgttacacatgattctgtactcggctagtgatgtagacattcccggtaacgacgaacatggattctcggggagtgtagtgaagaccatcatggctccgtggatgaacaagggacacattttatacacagataattactatacaagtcccttgctagctcggttcttgctagaaaatagaaccggattggttggtacagtaaagccacaacgaagggaaatgcctgtgtttgacaacgacattgcagttggtgagtgtcagagaaggaaaagtgataacattctgtcagttcggtggaaagacaaaagagaggtgaacttgttgacaacaattcatgatggaacaatggtgaacagtgggaaagtgagccataaaacaaacgcaccactatataagccagactgtgttttagactataatatcaacatgcggttgattgataaatcagacatgatgattggcactgcagagtgtgtgcggaagacatgtaggtggacgaaaaaagtgttcttccatcttgtggacatgagcatgctgaactgtttcaacatgtaccttgtgagaactggacgtaagcccactttccgtgactttgtatttgatgctgcaatacagttattaggaaagtttgcaaaagatgtcccaggtattcagcggcccatcataaacccactgttgcagcatgctggtactccacgcctcactcacactgaaggcttcctagcacacaaacttaagtatttgccacctggtgtgaagcgtgcaatagcccaacgtgattgcttggtgtgtaaaacaacgacacgtagagacaagaaacggaagcttgtgcaaacatggtgtgaaacgtgtggtatcccattatgtgctgtcgactgcttcaatgattaccacagtctagaaatcttctaagtgtgcttcaaagtgtgtatagcgtgtgcgagtgtgtaaatatgtaaacatataagcagaacatataatataatagactgtaatgacatattatattgccgtaattgaaaacatttgtgtgcgcctgtgtatgctcaaatatgcaacaattattgatacaaaatatgttcaaacagtatttgaaacacaattagtgaaaaaaaattagataaaatgcgcttagacattgtaaataaatagcgcgaaaatatatttgtggcaactctggctgtttgaggaccgcgcgcaacatctcccgggcgtgtactgcatgagcgaccatgcagattgtgacgtcatcgcagagcttctcggctctattgcaacaaaagtaagtacaatagaattttatttttatttttcccgtgatcagtgaacagaacttaacagattagcaaaaaaaaaaaatttttttttttttcaaaatgacatgcgcctgtgtggataggaggatattagaccccgagcatgttaagggttaagggttaagctggtatggtgattgcagtcaataaaaggtggccacacacagtcagaagacaacaccaccaccctctctccctcccacagcattacttctccctccatggagcacagcactaaatataaccacaatcctgctattatcagaaccctggtcagttttatcacagtcaggggtcttctgtaataatatcatcacttcataatagcatgaacaagtatattatggcatttttaggcaatgctgtggttacAAGCTAAAAAaactgctgtgagctcatgctgcgtgcgtcggcttggtagctcactcaatactgaggcccctaacacccggaaatttggcccacgattttttttaaatggtgtctgtttacaagagccctgttgaaggtgtggtgaaccccgtgtatccgcgggccgtttaaatcttgagtAGTACTTCAAAGCATCATATAATGCggagcgcaagttactgcaagtcactcaacGATATATGATGTCTAGCGCAACTAAAGGGTTAAACTGCGCAATGCGCCTGCAGGCCTACGTcttgtttgcgcaacgcgcctccgggtatttgtatttttcatgttcTATTCAAAACTCCagcagctacatggggttcacctcagcttcctcagggctctttaaacagacgccatctttaaaaataaTCGTGGTCtacattcccaggtgtgagagcatcagtagtgagtgagcaaccaaggctggcgctcgcagcatgagcgcacagcactgctgttcagcgtgtgaccacagcatcacctaataatgtcataatatatatatatataacttgtattatttacccatgatagtattatagaagagcctgagtgtgataatgactgggtacaatgttcaaatatcagtgattcaatgctattcacgatgttcacaacgccagccacagcaccacagcattatttcgtccatataGGAATCTTCAAATAAATTCTTAGTTTCTTTttaaaaataaacgtgtggtcaattattcatttacaggaattagtgaccaggattgtggttataattagcattgtgcgtagtattgtggaaggaggaattttggtgagggagggagggagataattgaggtagcctcactgtgtgtgtgtgggagccactcgtgttttgctcaccatactagcttagtggttcgctatggggaacacatatgtacatgggtatatacagtgtgtgtatatagtgtaataacagcaacaggagtatgttgggaggagctattttggtgagggaggtgacgtcgtaatcgtagcgtcgtctgctgtctgctatgtgatttctcatgcagtgtatggtagcAACTGTACTGCTTGGACACAAtactggcttacttgcatagttctggtgaataaaacatgtagataggtttacataacatatgtaaatagtgtaataaaaacagtaagagtatggtgggaggaggggtgatggcgaTTACGATgttgaaggagagagggaggatgtgtagtgtgtgtaaatgtgtggtaaatatacatacatgaacctgaaacattggtgtgaataacagtatggtggaaggaggggtgatggcgagtacgatgttggagaaataagggaggactggctggctgggtgtggctgctcacactcgaggagttctgtgtgtgttgatggtgaatgtatatactgtgtgacagtgtagtgtgtaaatagattgcatatatacataaattagcatgatacatggtaaatatgtgcaacatatgtgtacacaattgtcatgcacgtaacacagtgtcttcggacagtacggatgttttactgccataatataatgtacgtgttcattatacataggattagcacgtaaaaacaagtaaaatgtatttgaaactgtgcgcaaaaaataaataaaaatatatacgcGGCAACTCCCGCGCCCCGACCcgggcgccctactggccccAGAAGCGTACGTCACGGgtgaacggggaatgatgacgtcacgcccccaacttacggaccccatagcagccaaagtaagtacaatttcgatttttttttttttgcatacccatactgagggaagggtttttgacactaaaaaaaaataagaattttttccagagaatttatttcctgcgcacttgggggggggggggaatgtcatatttggaggcaacgcagttaaggggttaaggcaGTGTcttggatgctcccggacgcaggttcgaatcctcgtcatggcgcttgtgtatttgttcatttgatgcatcacgttagtgtgatttctgtgtgtaatgatgtaagggagaagagggagaacggcctattgaaatagttcgagtgcatgggggagttgtgtaaaacccgggtttgtgcctcagagaggctgcgggatccaataagttcagtagaactttggtttcaactcttttaccatgtcgtagctcagttggttaagacagtgtctgggatgctcccggacgcaggttcgaatcctcgtcatggcccttgtggatttgttcatttgatgcatcacgttagtgtgatttctgtgtgtaatgatgtgagggcaaagagggagaacggtctattgacatagcacgagtgcatgggggagttgtgtaaaacccgggtttgtgcctcagagaggctgcgggatccagtaagttcagtagaacttcggtttcaactctttttttactatgtcgtagctcagttgattaaggcagtttctgggatgctcccggacgcaggtttgaattcttgtcacggcccttgtggatttgttcatttgatgtatcatgttagtgtgatttctgtgtgtaatgtctcTGTAGTGAAGCATCACATCACaaaagattaatgcaacggcctactacagctttctctgggcgagtcgtttcaataaaagtttgcctTTCTTCCCACTtctgacaccacttcttaatggttgcagaagggacattctctactgcctcatcctcctccactggagaaacatcctcagctgtcttcttgctgttccttttgaagggctaggaattctttggtggtcagttcttcgttgtgttcatccaccaactcctccacatcagcaccatccaattccaagcccattttctggcccagagtaacaatttcctcaacaataggcacttCCTTTACAGGcttaaacccctcaaagtctagttctgtcacacattcaggccacaattttctccagcaaaagatcagggttctttgagtcacttcttgccaggctttgtcaacgagttttaaaacactacaaatgttaaaatggtctttccagaactctttaagggtgaggtttgtggcttcagtcacttcaaaacatttccggaaaagtgccctttcataaagtttcttaaaattcgctatgattttctggttcataggctgaattagaggagtggtgttaaaaGGAAATAACTTTACTGTGAAAAAATTACTGTATCTGTGCAACAATTCATCTTCCAAGACTGGAGGATGAgtaggagcattgtcaaggagaagcagggccttgagtagcaaatgtttctcctgcagatatttttctatggcagagtacaccacttcattcacccactctgaaaaaaaaaatcctagtcaccaCATGCCTTAATTTTAGCCCTCCACACCACATACATTTgttttttctgcactttatactgtttgaaaacccttggactttcagaatgatacacaagcaagggtttaattttcaaatcgccactcgcatttgaacacagcacaagggtaaacctatctttcataggcttgtgtccgggcaatgcTTTTtcttccttggtaatgtatgtcctcttaggcaatcttttccagcaCAGACCcgtctcatcacaattaaacacttgttacaGTAGGTATCccgcagcctctgcaaactctttaaattcttcaataaatctttcagcggctggtttgtctgagctggcagcctccccatgcctcacaacactatgaataccacttctatttctaaatttttcaaaccatcccctgcttgcttTAAAGTCTATCGTATCTGCGCTCGTTCCAGGgattttctttacaaggtcttcatgcaataccctggctttctcacaaatgatggcctctaaaACACTCTCACccactaactccttgttgtgtatccaaattaataacaacttttccacatcctcaggtatttgtggtctttgtttcgtgattgttgatacgccttttgctactttagcacccataatgtcctttttcttggcaagtatagtgcatatcgttgatGTGGATTTGTTGtattgcctacaaagttcaacaacatgtgcaccattttcatgcttccgaatgatctcttgtttttcctctattttcattctcacatgtgatttcttgccttgaaccgtaccactggctttcttgggacccattgcgagatatataataacaacttttatgttcaaatggccaaatatccaacaaaacactgtaaatcctggtgatgaattcaggcgggatagtcactgggcgcgaggctctggtaaactgagggggcGCTCGCTGTGCCACCACAAGCTAGGTCGGCCCGTACGCGTATCAATACCCTCGTATCCCGATGCAACTCTCGTATCTCAGTGCAAATTTtctgagcaaatcctgctcggaACCTGAAAAACTCATAACCAGGGATGCTCGtaatccgaggtaccactgtatacacTCAATCACtcaatatttacatgttttgtaccAGTATTGGACATTTAGAAGTCCTTGAAACTGTGATATTCGTTAAAACATTTGACATAGCTCAAAGGGACCTTACACGCTACGCACCAAGCTAAGACTAATTTATATTTCTGTTCCCTCTTTTTTGTGGTCTTACATACAATGCACTCACGCTggcctactgcacgctttccagttggtggtaaatacCTTATATTGTGTGTCAGGTAGGAATCCTTGAAAGCGAACCTTGGTGTGGGAGCATGGTGCAATACTGGGTTGACAATGGGCCTTTGTATGCCAAGAATTGGTTTGGCAAACTTTTCTAGTAATTGTGTCACTACAGTAAAActgaatgcatttcatttgtccacCTGTTTTGGCAAGATACATactgtaactgttcagcattgttatgtcaacaaggtggaaaaacatcATCTTGGTCCACTTCCCTGTTTTCTGCACACACTCGACTGCcccccaccatcatatcacatttatccaccaaacgcaCGTTGATGGTATAGTCCAAAACACAATCTGGTTTATATAATGATTGTTTCGTAGTTTTATTCACCTTGCCACTATTCATCATTGTACCAtcgtgaatggtggtcaacatgttcagttCAAACCTGTCTTTCCATCGCACTGAAAGCATTGCACCAGTTTTTCTTAGAACACAATCACCAATCTGCATAGCagtgtcaaacactggcatttccctttgtTTTGCTTTCACTGTGCTACACACTCCTGTTCTATTATCAAACAAGAACTTAGCAAGGGACTGgaataatagttatctgtgtataatatgtggcccttgttcatatatggtgcaagcagtgacttcaccaaactattgataaaatcgatagggaagatttcctgagacctggaactttaagaacaagaaatcatagatttaaactagctaaacacagatgccgaagaaatataagaaaattcactttcgcaaacagaatggtagacagttggaacaagttaggtgagaaggtggtgaaggccaagaccgtcagtagtttcaaagcgttatatgacaaagagtgctgggaagatgggactccacgagcgtagctctcatcctgtaactacacttaggtaattactacccGAGAAGCCATGTTTGTCATTAGCAGCAATGTCTACATTTGTATCCATATACAATATCATGTGTAACAATTcttgtttcacagtcacagagtacaaagaatttcagtcCAAATCTGTAGCATTTGGAtgaaatatactgcttgaaggcaagacATCCTTTGAAAAGCTCAAGGGATtcatcaatcaccagcttctgaactggtacgtagaaatctctGTACTTTCCAACAAATTCATTCAGGATGTGCCTCACCATCCAAagtctatcatcttgagtctggtCTTCcttacttgcaaaatgaagacacctgaggagtatcgcaAATCTGTCTCCAGACATATCTTTCCtgaacaatggtgttggaacagtattgtctttgctccaataatggtgGATTttgtgtttgacacaatgtttcattaacatacacagtgccaaaaacacatactttCTACCTAAAGTCGTATCTTTCCAAAGTTGTAATCGTGAAAAATCGGATAACTCCTCACGAATGAGATCAGCCGCATATTTGTTCATTTCCTGAGCAATATGTTCTatgagcggctcatcaaaatatgctGTAAAGTAGTCCATATCACACATATCGGCACCTGTATCAGGGAAAAAATCTGTAATCCTATCATCAGAATTGTCAAAGGCAAGAATTTCTGGAATAAAATCTGTCCTATCACTCTACACAAATACACCTGGTGCCTTTCGAGAGGCAACAGTGGCACCATGGCGAGGAATCCGAGAACCAGGAGTCAAAGCCCGTCTAGCAACAGTATGGGCAGAAAGGGACGATGAGGGGCTTTGTTCTTCAGTGTccccatgtggtgccatgcggttgcTCGTGGCTGGGCCAGATGCTGCTGATTCGACAAAATGTCGCTTGGCAACACCATGCACTCTACTGGCACTACCGGCAGCGGAACGTTTTTCTGATTCTaaatcactaaaaccagaaaatgattcatcttcCTCATACTCGTCGACCAAAACATAATCTGGCAAAGTAACACATGAACTATGTAGTTTGGCACaaagtggtgttgagtgtgggcgaggaggcatgggtgagGACTTAGGCTTTGCCCTCATGGCACCCGCATGTTCACTCTCATCATCTGTCGTATCCACATCTGAGGGCTGTGCGTAGTCCTGATCAATGTTGGAGTCGTTAATATCAGTTTCATCACCCTCTGGGTACAAATTCCGATTAATTTCATCCTCAGTCAAACGTCGCTATACACGCTGCGCTGAGCAGGGTCGGTCGGTGGAACGTGATGCACTCGCCATGGTCTCTGTCGGGTAACTGAGGCCTGCAGAGAATGGCGGCCTACAGTGGATTTTTTCCCAAGACGGCGTCTATTTACATTCGGGGTCGGCTTGACTATAGCTGGCTCTTTAAAAGCGTGCGTTAGACCCTcaattgtatatgtatgtattgcgcgGTTTCGTGACAGTTACTCccatcatatatgtatgtattgcgtGGGTTGAGGGTTAACCCCCTGGGCTGCTCTGGGCTATATAACCTTCAACACCCAtaggcacaaaaaaaaaatcaaaatataaaatttattttgtcttataaaagtgtttatttgtgttccctgaccatgggaaaaataataaaaaatagttGGTGGCATTTTTTAGCCAcaatagggtggggaagtctggcaaaaaagaggcgttggcagaGCAAGCACCTGAGGTGTTCATCTCTGCCCGAGCTGTCAGGTGGGAGTTGGCACAAAGatgatattacctaattatttcagtgttggaagttttttgcagtaatactattcaatagtgtgtagtatgatatatttatataataaaatctgTGAATCGTCACTATACTCAAAAATATTGTGATCATAcagtattagtgattcaattattatgttcataaaacaataaaaatatagtTTTGctcttattacactatatacacaggtt contains:
- the LOC138366680 gene encoding piggyBac transposable element-derived protein 4-like; the encoded protein is MCDMDYFTAYFDEPLIEHIAQEMNKYAADLIREELSDFSRLQLWKDTTLGRKYVFLALCMLMKHCVKHKIHHYWSKDNTVPTPLFRKDMSGDRFAILLRCLHFASKEDQTQDDRLWMVRHILNEFVGKYRDFYVPVQKLVIDESLELFKGCLAFKQYISSKCYRFGLKFFVLCDCETRIVTHDIVYGYKCRHCC